A stretch of Antennarius striatus isolate MH-2024 chromosome 6, ASM4005453v1, whole genome shotgun sequence DNA encodes these proteins:
- the git1 gene encoding ARF GTPase-activating protein GIT1 isoform X1 — protein sequence MSRRLQRTEVCADCSAPDPGWTSINRGVLICDECCSVHRSLGRHISIVKHLRHSGWPPALLQTVQTLASSGANSIWEHSLLDPGQLQSGRRKPNPQDQVHPTKSEFIRAKYQMLAFVHKLPCRDDDGVTAKDLSKQLHSSVRTGSLETCLRLLSLGAQANFFHPEKGTTPLHVAAKAGQILQAELLVVYGADPGAPDVNGRSPMDYARQAGHVELAERLVECQYELTDRLAFYLCGRRPDHKNGHYIIPQMADRARPKCPTQSLDLSELAKAAKKKLQALNNRLFEELAMDVYDEVDRRENDAVWLTTQNHSTLVTERSAVPFLPVNPEYSATRNQGRQKLARFNAREFATLIIDILSDAKRRQQGRGLSSPSGEGGAGVPFPIRPPFLAGTQTCSFSDPLELDDDQHDYDSVASDEDTDSELTANNTQRSNRAKSMDSCDLSDGPVTLQEYLEVKRALASSEAKVQQLLKVNSSLSDELRRLQREITRMQTENSALRGGQQAGGAAGHGVGGPGGGGGGHWQGGGMRGGAGFAPVADPPGLSMPSAVAPHPHRRDRQAFSMYEPGAPPSTMAHSPPALDSLTARLQPLATPSVRKGGPGGPVPYGQHLSGSTETGRYPTRAEGRGSGADSDYDNTQTYDLCQSVGRGSEEDGRGESEDGVGAEGAEPDPALPGTEDVILKTEQVTKNIQELLRAAQEFKHDSFVPCSEKIHAAVSEMASLFPKRPALDAVRCSLRLLASSASRLQVECRKAGPEPGGGPGAPPGAPAVDYQLLTQQVIQCAYDIAKAAKQLVTITTREKKQ from the exons ATGTCCCGGAGGCTCCAGAGGACGGAGGTCTGCGCCGACTGCAGCGCGCCAG ACCCGGGCTGGACCAGCATCAACCGGGGGGTCCTGATCTGTGACGAGTGCTGCTCCGTCCACCGCAGCCTGGGGCGCCACATCTCCATCGTCAAGCACCTGAGGCACAGCGGCTGGCCCCCCGCCCTGCTGCAG acgGTCCAGACTCTGGCCTCCAGCGGCGCCAACTCCATCTGGGAGCACAGCCTGCTGGACCCGGGGCAGCTGCAGAGCGGCCGCAGGAAGCCCAACCCCCAGGACCAAGtgca ccccaCCAAGTCGGAGTTCATCCGGGCCAAGTACCAGATGCTGGCGTTCGTTCACAAGCTGCCGTGTCGTGACGATGACGGCGTCACCGCCAAGGACCTCAGCaag caactCCACTCCAGCGTGCGGACGGGGAGCCTGGAGACGTGTCTCCGCCTCCTGTCCCTCGGCGCCCAGGCCAACTTCTTCCACCCG gagaaagGCACCACCCCTCTCCACGTGGCGGCGAAGGCAGGGCAGATCCTGCAGGCGGAGCTTCTGGTGGTTTACGGCGCCGACCCCGGAGCGCCGGATGTCAACGGGCGGTCACCGATGGACTATGCCAG gcaGGCGGGGCACGTGGAGCTGGCGGAGCGGCTGGTGGAGTGTCAGTACGAGCTGACGGACAGGCTGGCCTTCTACCTGTGTGGGCGGCGCCCAG atcACAAGAACGGACACTACATCATCCCCCAGATGGCCgacag GGCGCGTCCTAAGTGCCCCACACAGAG TCTGGACCTATCAGAATTGGCCAAGGCTGCTAAGAAGAAGCTTCAGGCG ctgaacAACCGTCTGTTCGAGGAGCTGGCGATGGACGTCTACGACGAGGTGGACCGACGGGAGAACGACGCAG TGTGGCTGACGACCCAGAACCACAGCACCCTGGTGACGGAACGCAGCGCCGTCCCGTTCCTACCGGTGAACCCCGAGTACTCGGCTACACgcaaccag GGCCGACAGAAGCTGGCGCGCTTCAACGCCCGTGAGTTCGCCACGCTGATCATCGACATCCTGAGCGACGCCAAGAGGAGGCAgcaggggcggggcctgagcAGCCCCAGCGGTGAGGGGGGGGCTGGGGTCCCGTTCCCGATCAGACCCCCCTTTCTCGCCGGGACTCAAACCTGTTCCTTCTCAGACCCGCTGGAGCTGGACGATGACCAGCACGACTACGACAGCGTGGCGTCGGACGAGGACACGGACAGCGAGCTGACAGCCAACAACACACAGCGCAGCAACCGCGCCAAG AGCATGGACTCGTGTGACCTATCAGACGGCCCCGTCACCCTGCAGGAGTACCTGGAGGTCAAGAGGGCGTTGGCCTCGTCGGAGGCGAAGgtgcagcagctgctgaaggTCAACAGCAGCCTGAGCGACGAGCTGCGGCGGCTGCAGAGGGAG ATCACACGGATGCAGACAGAGAACAGTGCGCTGCGGGGGGGCCAGCAGGCCGGGGGGGCAGCTGGCCATGGAGTAGGAGGGCCTggcggaggggggggtgggCACTGGCAAGGGGGTGGTATGAGAGGCGGGGCCGGCTTTGCTCCGGTAGCGGACCCCCCCGGGCTCTCGATGCCGTCTGCGgtcgccccccacccccaccggaGGGACCGCCAGGCCTTCTCTATGTATGAGCCGGGGGCCCCCCCGAGCACCATGGCCCACAGCCCCCCAGCCCTAGACTCTCTGACCGCCCGTCTGCAGCCCCTCGCCACGCCCAGC GTCCGGAAGGGGGGCCCTGGGGGTCCAGTGCCGTACGGTCAGCACCTGTCTGGGTCCACAGAGACGGGCCGGTACCCG ACCAGAGCAGAGGGGCGGGGCAGCGGCGCCGATAGCGACTACGACAACACGCAGACCTACGACCTCTGTCAAAG CGTGGGACGCGGCAGCGAGGAGGACGGCCGCGGCGAATCAGAGGACGGGGTTGGggcggagggggcggagccggaCCCCGCCCTGCCCGGCACCGAGGACGTGATCCTGAAGACGGAGCAGGTGACCAAGAACATCCAGGAGCTGCTGAGGGCCGCGCAGGAGTTCAAGCACGACAG CTTTGTTCCGTGTTCGGAGAAGATCCACGCCGCCGTCTCGGAGATGGCGTCCCTCTTCCCTAAA CGTCCGGCGTTGGACGCCGTCCGCTGCTCGCTCCGCCTCCTGGCGTCCAGTGCGTCGCGGCTGCAGGTGGAGTGCCGGAAGGCGGGGCCCGAGCCAGGGGGCGGAcctggggcccccccaggagCCCCCGCCGTGGACTACCAGCTGCTCACCCAGCAGGTCATCCAGTGCGCCTACGACATCGCTAAGGCCGCCAAGCAGCtggtcaccatcaccacccgCGAGAAGAAGcagtga
- the git1 gene encoding ARF GTPase-activating protein GIT1 isoform X5, whose product MSRRLQRTEVCADCSAPDPGWTSINRGVLICDECCSVHRSLGRHISIVKHLRHSGWPPALLQTVQTLASSGANSIWEHSLLDPGQLQSGRRKPNPQDQVHPTKSEFIRAKYQMLAFVHKLPCRDDDGVTAKDLSKQLHSSVRTGSLETCLRLLSLGAQANFFHPEKGTTPLHVAAKAGQILQAELLVVYGADPGAPDVNGRSPMDYARQAGHVELAERLVECQYELTDRLAFYLCGRRPDHKNGHYIIPQMADRARPKCPTQSLDLSELAKAAKKKLQALNNRLFEELAMDVYDEVDRRENDAVWLTTQNHSTLVTERSAVPFLPVNPEYSATRNQGRQKLARFNAREFATLIIDILSDAKRRQQGRGLSSPSDPLELDDDQHDYDSVASDEDTDSELTANNTQRSNRAKSMDSCDLSDGPVTLQEYLEVKRALASSEAKVQQLLKVNSSLSDELRRLQREVRKGGPGGPVPYGQHLSGSTETGRYPTRAEGRGSGADSDYDNTQTYDLCQSVGRGSEEDGRGESEDGVGAEGAEPDPALPGTEDVILKTEQVTKNIQELLRAAQEFKHDSFVPCSEKIHAAVSEMASLFPKRPALDAVRCSLRLLASSASRLQVECRKAGPEPGGGPGAPPGAPAVDYQLLTQQVIQCAYDIAKAAKQLVTITTREKKQ is encoded by the exons ATGTCCCGGAGGCTCCAGAGGACGGAGGTCTGCGCCGACTGCAGCGCGCCAG ACCCGGGCTGGACCAGCATCAACCGGGGGGTCCTGATCTGTGACGAGTGCTGCTCCGTCCACCGCAGCCTGGGGCGCCACATCTCCATCGTCAAGCACCTGAGGCACAGCGGCTGGCCCCCCGCCCTGCTGCAG acgGTCCAGACTCTGGCCTCCAGCGGCGCCAACTCCATCTGGGAGCACAGCCTGCTGGACCCGGGGCAGCTGCAGAGCGGCCGCAGGAAGCCCAACCCCCAGGACCAAGtgca ccccaCCAAGTCGGAGTTCATCCGGGCCAAGTACCAGATGCTGGCGTTCGTTCACAAGCTGCCGTGTCGTGACGATGACGGCGTCACCGCCAAGGACCTCAGCaag caactCCACTCCAGCGTGCGGACGGGGAGCCTGGAGACGTGTCTCCGCCTCCTGTCCCTCGGCGCCCAGGCCAACTTCTTCCACCCG gagaaagGCACCACCCCTCTCCACGTGGCGGCGAAGGCAGGGCAGATCCTGCAGGCGGAGCTTCTGGTGGTTTACGGCGCCGACCCCGGAGCGCCGGATGTCAACGGGCGGTCACCGATGGACTATGCCAG gcaGGCGGGGCACGTGGAGCTGGCGGAGCGGCTGGTGGAGTGTCAGTACGAGCTGACGGACAGGCTGGCCTTCTACCTGTGTGGGCGGCGCCCAG atcACAAGAACGGACACTACATCATCCCCCAGATGGCCgacag GGCGCGTCCTAAGTGCCCCACACAGAG TCTGGACCTATCAGAATTGGCCAAGGCTGCTAAGAAGAAGCTTCAGGCG ctgaacAACCGTCTGTTCGAGGAGCTGGCGATGGACGTCTACGACGAGGTGGACCGACGGGAGAACGACGCAG TGTGGCTGACGACCCAGAACCACAGCACCCTGGTGACGGAACGCAGCGCCGTCCCGTTCCTACCGGTGAACCCCGAGTACTCGGCTACACgcaaccag GGCCGACAGAAGCTGGCGCGCTTCAACGCCCGTGAGTTCGCCACGCTGATCATCGACATCCTGAGCGACGCCAAGAGGAGGCAgcaggggcggggcctgagcAGCCCCAGCG ACCCGCTGGAGCTGGACGATGACCAGCACGACTACGACAGCGTGGCGTCGGACGAGGACACGGACAGCGAGCTGACAGCCAACAACACACAGCGCAGCAACCGCGCCAAG AGCATGGACTCGTGTGACCTATCAGACGGCCCCGTCACCCTGCAGGAGTACCTGGAGGTCAAGAGGGCGTTGGCCTCGTCGGAGGCGAAGgtgcagcagctgctgaaggTCAACAGCAGCCTGAGCGACGAGCTGCGGCGGCTGCAGAGGGAG GTCCGGAAGGGGGGCCCTGGGGGTCCAGTGCCGTACGGTCAGCACCTGTCTGGGTCCACAGAGACGGGCCGGTACCCG ACCAGAGCAGAGGGGCGGGGCAGCGGCGCCGATAGCGACTACGACAACACGCAGACCTACGACCTCTGTCAAAG CGTGGGACGCGGCAGCGAGGAGGACGGCCGCGGCGAATCAGAGGACGGGGTTGGggcggagggggcggagccggaCCCCGCCCTGCCCGGCACCGAGGACGTGATCCTGAAGACGGAGCAGGTGACCAAGAACATCCAGGAGCTGCTGAGGGCCGCGCAGGAGTTCAAGCACGACAG CTTTGTTCCGTGTTCGGAGAAGATCCACGCCGCCGTCTCGGAGATGGCGTCCCTCTTCCCTAAA CGTCCGGCGTTGGACGCCGTCCGCTGCTCGCTCCGCCTCCTGGCGTCCAGTGCGTCGCGGCTGCAGGTGGAGTGCCGGAAGGCGGGGCCCGAGCCAGGGGGCGGAcctggggcccccccaggagCCCCCGCCGTGGACTACCAGCTGCTCACCCAGCAGGTCATCCAGTGCGCCTACGACATCGCTAAGGCCGCCAAGCAGCtggtcaccatcaccacccgCGAGAAGAAGcagtga
- the git1 gene encoding ARF GTPase-activating protein GIT1 isoform X3, with product MSRRLQRTEVCADCSAPDPGWTSINRGVLICDECCSVHRSLGRHISIVKHLRHSGWPPALLQTVQTLASSGANSIWEHSLLDPGQLQSGRRKPNPQDQVHPTKSEFIRAKYQMLAFVHKLPCRDDDGVTAKDLSKQLHSSVRTGSLETCLRLLSLGAQANFFHPEKGTTPLHVAAKAGQILQAELLVVYGADPGAPDVNGRSPMDYARQAGHVELAERLVECQYELTDRLAFYLCGRRPDHKNGHYIIPQMADRARPKCPTQSLDLSELAKAAKKKLQALNNRLFEELAMDVYDEVDRRENDAVWLTTQNHSTLVTERSAVPFLPVNPEYSATRNQGRQKLARFNAREFATLIIDILSDAKRRQQGRGLSSPSDPLELDDDQHDYDSVASDEDTDSELTANNTQRSNRAKSMDSCDLSDGPVTLQEYLEVKRALASSEAKVQQLLKVNSSLSDELRRLQREITRMQTENSALRGGQQAGGAAGHGVGGPGGGGGGHWQGGGMRGGAGFAPVADPPGLSMPSAVAPHPHRRDRQAFSMYEPGAPPSTMAHSPPALDSLTARLQPLATPSVRKGGPGGPVPYGQHLSGSTETGRYPTRAEGRGSGADSDYDNTQTYDLCQSVGRGSEEDGRGESEDGVGAEGAEPDPALPGTEDVILKTEQVTKNIQELLRAAQEFKHDSFVPCSEKIHAAVSEMASLFPKRPALDAVRCSLRLLASSASRLQVECRKAGPEPGGGPGAPPGAPAVDYQLLTQQVIQCAYDIAKAAKQLVTITTREKKQ from the exons ATGTCCCGGAGGCTCCAGAGGACGGAGGTCTGCGCCGACTGCAGCGCGCCAG ACCCGGGCTGGACCAGCATCAACCGGGGGGTCCTGATCTGTGACGAGTGCTGCTCCGTCCACCGCAGCCTGGGGCGCCACATCTCCATCGTCAAGCACCTGAGGCACAGCGGCTGGCCCCCCGCCCTGCTGCAG acgGTCCAGACTCTGGCCTCCAGCGGCGCCAACTCCATCTGGGAGCACAGCCTGCTGGACCCGGGGCAGCTGCAGAGCGGCCGCAGGAAGCCCAACCCCCAGGACCAAGtgca ccccaCCAAGTCGGAGTTCATCCGGGCCAAGTACCAGATGCTGGCGTTCGTTCACAAGCTGCCGTGTCGTGACGATGACGGCGTCACCGCCAAGGACCTCAGCaag caactCCACTCCAGCGTGCGGACGGGGAGCCTGGAGACGTGTCTCCGCCTCCTGTCCCTCGGCGCCCAGGCCAACTTCTTCCACCCG gagaaagGCACCACCCCTCTCCACGTGGCGGCGAAGGCAGGGCAGATCCTGCAGGCGGAGCTTCTGGTGGTTTACGGCGCCGACCCCGGAGCGCCGGATGTCAACGGGCGGTCACCGATGGACTATGCCAG gcaGGCGGGGCACGTGGAGCTGGCGGAGCGGCTGGTGGAGTGTCAGTACGAGCTGACGGACAGGCTGGCCTTCTACCTGTGTGGGCGGCGCCCAG atcACAAGAACGGACACTACATCATCCCCCAGATGGCCgacag GGCGCGTCCTAAGTGCCCCACACAGAG TCTGGACCTATCAGAATTGGCCAAGGCTGCTAAGAAGAAGCTTCAGGCG ctgaacAACCGTCTGTTCGAGGAGCTGGCGATGGACGTCTACGACGAGGTGGACCGACGGGAGAACGACGCAG TGTGGCTGACGACCCAGAACCACAGCACCCTGGTGACGGAACGCAGCGCCGTCCCGTTCCTACCGGTGAACCCCGAGTACTCGGCTACACgcaaccag GGCCGACAGAAGCTGGCGCGCTTCAACGCCCGTGAGTTCGCCACGCTGATCATCGACATCCTGAGCGACGCCAAGAGGAGGCAgcaggggcggggcctgagcAGCCCCAGCG ACCCGCTGGAGCTGGACGATGACCAGCACGACTACGACAGCGTGGCGTCGGACGAGGACACGGACAGCGAGCTGACAGCCAACAACACACAGCGCAGCAACCGCGCCAAG AGCATGGACTCGTGTGACCTATCAGACGGCCCCGTCACCCTGCAGGAGTACCTGGAGGTCAAGAGGGCGTTGGCCTCGTCGGAGGCGAAGgtgcagcagctgctgaaggTCAACAGCAGCCTGAGCGACGAGCTGCGGCGGCTGCAGAGGGAG ATCACACGGATGCAGACAGAGAACAGTGCGCTGCGGGGGGGCCAGCAGGCCGGGGGGGCAGCTGGCCATGGAGTAGGAGGGCCTggcggaggggggggtgggCACTGGCAAGGGGGTGGTATGAGAGGCGGGGCCGGCTTTGCTCCGGTAGCGGACCCCCCCGGGCTCTCGATGCCGTCTGCGgtcgccccccacccccaccggaGGGACCGCCAGGCCTTCTCTATGTATGAGCCGGGGGCCCCCCCGAGCACCATGGCCCACAGCCCCCCAGCCCTAGACTCTCTGACCGCCCGTCTGCAGCCCCTCGCCACGCCCAGC GTCCGGAAGGGGGGCCCTGGGGGTCCAGTGCCGTACGGTCAGCACCTGTCTGGGTCCACAGAGACGGGCCGGTACCCG ACCAGAGCAGAGGGGCGGGGCAGCGGCGCCGATAGCGACTACGACAACACGCAGACCTACGACCTCTGTCAAAG CGTGGGACGCGGCAGCGAGGAGGACGGCCGCGGCGAATCAGAGGACGGGGTTGGggcggagggggcggagccggaCCCCGCCCTGCCCGGCACCGAGGACGTGATCCTGAAGACGGAGCAGGTGACCAAGAACATCCAGGAGCTGCTGAGGGCCGCGCAGGAGTTCAAGCACGACAG CTTTGTTCCGTGTTCGGAGAAGATCCACGCCGCCGTCTCGGAGATGGCGTCCCTCTTCCCTAAA CGTCCGGCGTTGGACGCCGTCCGCTGCTCGCTCCGCCTCCTGGCGTCCAGTGCGTCGCGGCTGCAGGTGGAGTGCCGGAAGGCGGGGCCCGAGCCAGGGGGCGGAcctggggcccccccaggagCCCCCGCCGTGGACTACCAGCTGCTCACCCAGCAGGTCATCCAGTGCGCCTACGACATCGCTAAGGCCGCCAAGCAGCtggtcaccatcaccacccgCGAGAAGAAGcagtga
- the git1 gene encoding ARF GTPase-activating protein GIT1 isoform X2: MSRRLQRTEVCADCSAPDPGWTSINRGVLICDECCSVHRSLGRHISIVKHLRHSGWPPALLQTVQTLASSGANSIWEHSLLDPGQLQSGRRKPNPQDQVHPTKSEFIRAKYQMLAFVHKLPCRDDDGVTAKDLSKQLHSSVRTGSLETCLRLLSLGAQANFFHPEKGTTPLHVAAKAGQILQAELLVVYGADPGAPDVNGRSPMDYARQAGHVELAERLVECQYELTDRLAFYLCGRRPDHKNGHYIIPQMADSLDLSELAKAAKKKLQALNNRLFEELAMDVYDEVDRRENDAVWLTTQNHSTLVTERSAVPFLPVNPEYSATRNQGRQKLARFNAREFATLIIDILSDAKRRQQGRGLSSPSGEGGAGVPFPIRPPFLAGTQTCSFSDPLELDDDQHDYDSVASDEDTDSELTANNTQRSNRAKSMDSCDLSDGPVTLQEYLEVKRALASSEAKVQQLLKVNSSLSDELRRLQREITRMQTENSALRGGQQAGGAAGHGVGGPGGGGGGHWQGGGMRGGAGFAPVADPPGLSMPSAVAPHPHRRDRQAFSMYEPGAPPSTMAHSPPALDSLTARLQPLATPSVRKGGPGGPVPYGQHLSGSTETGRYPTRAEGRGSGADSDYDNTQTYDLCQSVGRGSEEDGRGESEDGVGAEGAEPDPALPGTEDVILKTEQVTKNIQELLRAAQEFKHDSFVPCSEKIHAAVSEMASLFPKRPALDAVRCSLRLLASSASRLQVECRKAGPEPGGGPGAPPGAPAVDYQLLTQQVIQCAYDIAKAAKQLVTITTREKKQ, translated from the exons ATGTCCCGGAGGCTCCAGAGGACGGAGGTCTGCGCCGACTGCAGCGCGCCAG ACCCGGGCTGGACCAGCATCAACCGGGGGGTCCTGATCTGTGACGAGTGCTGCTCCGTCCACCGCAGCCTGGGGCGCCACATCTCCATCGTCAAGCACCTGAGGCACAGCGGCTGGCCCCCCGCCCTGCTGCAG acgGTCCAGACTCTGGCCTCCAGCGGCGCCAACTCCATCTGGGAGCACAGCCTGCTGGACCCGGGGCAGCTGCAGAGCGGCCGCAGGAAGCCCAACCCCCAGGACCAAGtgca ccccaCCAAGTCGGAGTTCATCCGGGCCAAGTACCAGATGCTGGCGTTCGTTCACAAGCTGCCGTGTCGTGACGATGACGGCGTCACCGCCAAGGACCTCAGCaag caactCCACTCCAGCGTGCGGACGGGGAGCCTGGAGACGTGTCTCCGCCTCCTGTCCCTCGGCGCCCAGGCCAACTTCTTCCACCCG gagaaagGCACCACCCCTCTCCACGTGGCGGCGAAGGCAGGGCAGATCCTGCAGGCGGAGCTTCTGGTGGTTTACGGCGCCGACCCCGGAGCGCCGGATGTCAACGGGCGGTCACCGATGGACTATGCCAG gcaGGCGGGGCACGTGGAGCTGGCGGAGCGGCTGGTGGAGTGTCAGTACGAGCTGACGGACAGGCTGGCCTTCTACCTGTGTGGGCGGCGCCCAG atcACAAGAACGGACACTACATCATCCCCCAGATGGCCgacag TCTGGACCTATCAGAATTGGCCAAGGCTGCTAAGAAGAAGCTTCAGGCG ctgaacAACCGTCTGTTCGAGGAGCTGGCGATGGACGTCTACGACGAGGTGGACCGACGGGAGAACGACGCAG TGTGGCTGACGACCCAGAACCACAGCACCCTGGTGACGGAACGCAGCGCCGTCCCGTTCCTACCGGTGAACCCCGAGTACTCGGCTACACgcaaccag GGCCGACAGAAGCTGGCGCGCTTCAACGCCCGTGAGTTCGCCACGCTGATCATCGACATCCTGAGCGACGCCAAGAGGAGGCAgcaggggcggggcctgagcAGCCCCAGCGGTGAGGGGGGGGCTGGGGTCCCGTTCCCGATCAGACCCCCCTTTCTCGCCGGGACTCAAACCTGTTCCTTCTCAGACCCGCTGGAGCTGGACGATGACCAGCACGACTACGACAGCGTGGCGTCGGACGAGGACACGGACAGCGAGCTGACAGCCAACAACACACAGCGCAGCAACCGCGCCAAG AGCATGGACTCGTGTGACCTATCAGACGGCCCCGTCACCCTGCAGGAGTACCTGGAGGTCAAGAGGGCGTTGGCCTCGTCGGAGGCGAAGgtgcagcagctgctgaaggTCAACAGCAGCCTGAGCGACGAGCTGCGGCGGCTGCAGAGGGAG ATCACACGGATGCAGACAGAGAACAGTGCGCTGCGGGGGGGCCAGCAGGCCGGGGGGGCAGCTGGCCATGGAGTAGGAGGGCCTggcggaggggggggtgggCACTGGCAAGGGGGTGGTATGAGAGGCGGGGCCGGCTTTGCTCCGGTAGCGGACCCCCCCGGGCTCTCGATGCCGTCTGCGgtcgccccccacccccaccggaGGGACCGCCAGGCCTTCTCTATGTATGAGCCGGGGGCCCCCCCGAGCACCATGGCCCACAGCCCCCCAGCCCTAGACTCTCTGACCGCCCGTCTGCAGCCCCTCGCCACGCCCAGC GTCCGGAAGGGGGGCCCTGGGGGTCCAGTGCCGTACGGTCAGCACCTGTCTGGGTCCACAGAGACGGGCCGGTACCCG ACCAGAGCAGAGGGGCGGGGCAGCGGCGCCGATAGCGACTACGACAACACGCAGACCTACGACCTCTGTCAAAG CGTGGGACGCGGCAGCGAGGAGGACGGCCGCGGCGAATCAGAGGACGGGGTTGGggcggagggggcggagccggaCCCCGCCCTGCCCGGCACCGAGGACGTGATCCTGAAGACGGAGCAGGTGACCAAGAACATCCAGGAGCTGCTGAGGGCCGCGCAGGAGTTCAAGCACGACAG CTTTGTTCCGTGTTCGGAGAAGATCCACGCCGCCGTCTCGGAGATGGCGTCCCTCTTCCCTAAA CGTCCGGCGTTGGACGCCGTCCGCTGCTCGCTCCGCCTCCTGGCGTCCAGTGCGTCGCGGCTGCAGGTGGAGTGCCGGAAGGCGGGGCCCGAGCCAGGGGGCGGAcctggggcccccccaggagCCCCCGCCGTGGACTACCAGCTGCTCACCCAGCAGGTCATCCAGTGCGCCTACGACATCGCTAAGGCCGCCAAGCAGCtggtcaccatcaccacccgCGAGAAGAAGcagtga